From one Planococcus citri chromosome 3, ihPlaCitr1.1, whole genome shotgun sequence genomic stretch:
- the LOC135839914 gene encoding facilitated trehalose transporter Tret1-2 homolog, translating into METNGKIKHDVRDDEDDEKQPLLGADHKEPIWRQYIAAMTAALLSMATGCCGGWSSSAVPLLMEGLASDLGGIDRLNSEQVSWVTSLLNLGSLFGSIPAGQMSFYFGRRKFLLMLGGLLVISWMLIIWNFNHVELLYLGRFLAGFCAASCNVALAMYSNEICSDKIRGQSGSFYDLMQVFGILFVYSVSAITTLFWSSMICLMVPVCFVCVFYWMPESPLHLIKNGYKTEAIKSIRWLHGEHCDVEKELTKIYLALLEGKECEVEDDEELSYLVSIRKFYNSLSKTTIKAFAIVLSLFVIQRSSGAPMVVYYTVDVFESTNASISPLTATVCAGASQLFFSIISVSLVDRVGRKILIRISCSVMILCLSVYVTYMCLLSGGYSVSEDYSWLATLSICLFVGIYRLGISPIPFFLCTELVPVEAQKWALPKMFFIGWGVAFIWSKSYLAAVASFGYVIVFLFFMFICLLGLLITLIIPETKNKSRLEIQAELGAPVAKYVELKSNAVIIIED; encoded by the exons ATGGAAACCAATGGTAAAATAAAACATGACGTTCGagatgatgaagatgatgagAAGCAACCTCTCTTAGGAGCAGATCACAAGGAGCCGATATGGAGACAGTATATTGCAGCTATGACAG CTGCGCTGTTATCAATGGCAACTGGATGCTGCGGAGGATGGTCTTCATCAGCGGTACCCCTTCTGATGGAAGGTCTAGCTTCAGATCTGGGAGGAATAGATCGACTCAATTCAGAACAAGTCTCTTGGGTTACCTCGTTGCTAAATCTGGGATCGTTATTCGGCTCAATCCCAGCTGGTCAAATGTCATTTTATTTCGGTAGAAGAAAATTCCTACTCATGCTAGGAGGTCTGCTAGTCATCAGTTGGATGTTGATAATATGGAATTTTAATCAT GTAGAGCTTTTATATTTGGGACGATTTTTGGCCGGATTTTGCGCAGCTAGTTGTAACGTAGCTTTGGCCATGTACTCGAATGAAATCTGCAGCGATAAAATCAGAGGCCAATCTGGATCTTTTTACGATCTAATGCAAGTGTTCGGCATTTTATTCGTATATTCGGTCAGTGCAATCACCACGTTGTTTTGGAGCAGTATGATTTGTCTAATGGTACCGGTTTGTTTCGTTTGTGTATTTTACTGGATGCCCGAATCTCCGTtacatttgatcaaaaatggaTACAAAACCGAGGCTATCAAATCGATCAG ATGGCTCCATGGAGAACACTGCGACGTCGAGAAAGAACTAACCAAAATCTACCTGGCACTTTTGGAAGGTAAAGAATGCGAAGTAGAAGACGACGAAGAACTTTCATATTTGGTATCGATTCGTAAATTTTACAATAGTTTAAG caaaactaCAATCAAAGCTTTTGCCATCGTTTTATCATTATTCGTAATCCAACGATCGAGCGGCGCACCGATGGTGGTTTATTATACGGTTGATGTCTTCGAATCAACTAATGCCAGTATTTCTCCTCTCACAGCGACCGTTTGTGCAGGAGCttctcaattatttttctcCATCATTAGTGTCAGCCTTGTCGATCGTGTTGGACGTAAAATACTCATAAGAATCTCGTGTTCTGTAATGATCCTCTGTTTGAGCGTTTACGTCACTTATATGTGTCTTTTAAGCGGAG GATACTCAGTCTCGGAAGACTACAGCTGGCTGGCGACTCTCTCCATATGTCTATTTGTAGGAATCTACAGACTTGGCATAAGTCCCATACCATTCTTCCTGTGCACCGAACTAGTTCCTGTCGAAGCCCAAAAATGGGCCTTGCCTAAAATGTTTTTCATCGGATGGGGAGTGGCGTTCATATGGAGTAAATCGTACCTAGCTGCGGTGGCAAGTTTCGGTTACGTCATTGTGTTCCTTTTCTTCATGTTTATCTGCCTTCTAGGATTGCTCATCACGTTGATTATCCCGGAGACCAAGAACAAAAGCAGGCTCGAAATACAAGCCGAATTAGGAGCGCCTGTAGCCAAATACGTTGAATTGAAATCCAACGCGGTTATCATAATCGAAGATTGA
- the LOC135841644 gene encoding facilitated trehalose transporter Tret1-like isoform X4, with product MDLSVYSSMLSVTAKTERRREGKKFRQYLAAIAATIGPFAVGTVLAWTSPVEPLLTNITAHEPGPYLTQDQASWAGSLIAIGAVFGSLPASWGADFVGRKTAIATLAIPFLISWVIIIVAKSVELLYLARLIAGGVIGAVTATVPMYIGEIAETSVRGELGSYIQLMVTMGILYVYVIGSFVDYVMLNILCAIVPIVYLIFFMVVAPESPTFLMRKNRRKEAEQSLLVLRGDQYDIYSELDEIQEQIDEERKRQQSFKDLFSSKAVIKATIAVMGLLSFLSFSGINVVIFYAKKIFEAGGTKVPADLATIIIGSVQVIMTYASGLLVDRAGRRVLLLISDSIMALCMLALGTYFYAKENKYDVENFGWVPLVSLSVYISVFSLGFGPIPGIMMGELFSPEAKGVALGVVCILASLLEFVVVKGFQNLVDWVNFGITFWIFAGFCVIGFLFVYFLVPETKNKSLQEIQDELSGIKKKKKKGKKVNGAQVTKTPIVVNQQLTTTNATNAV from the exons CCACCATTGGACCATTCGCCGTTGGTACTGTTCTGGCTTGGACATCGCCGGTTGAACCGTTGCTGACGAACATAACGGCTCACGAACCCGGCCCTTACCTGACACAAGATCAAGCATCATGGGCAGGATCGCTGATCGCCATCGGAGCTGTATTTGGCTCGTTACCCGCCAGTTGGGGTGCAGATTTCGTCGGAAGGAAAACGGCGATAGCAACATTGGCTATACCGTTTTTGATATCGTGGGTGATAATTATCGTGGCTAAGTCGGTCGAACTGCTATACCTGGCTAGGCTTATAGCAGGTGGAGTGATCGGCGCTGTGACCGCCACCGTTCCTATGTATATAGGGGAGATCGCCGAAACATCTGTTAGAG GCGAATTAGGATCATATATTCAGTTGATGGTTACCATGGGAATATTATACGTTTATGTGATAGGATCGTTCGTTGATTACGTGATGTTAAACATCTTATGTGCGATCGTACCAattgtttatttaattttcttcatgGTCGTCGCGCCCGAATCACCTACATTTTTAATGCGTAAAAATCGCAG AAAAGAAGCCGAACAGTCGTTACTGGTATTGCGAGGCGATCAATACGATATATACAGCGAATTGGACGAAATCCAAGAACAAATCGACGAAGAAAGGAAACGCCAGCAATCGTTCAAAGATTTATTCTCTAGCAAAGCTGTAATCAAGGCGACGATCGCGGTAATGGGCCTGCTAAGTTTCCTATCGTTCAGCGGCATCAACGTCGTCATATTCTACGCGAAGAAAATCTTCGAAGCCGGTGGCACCAAAGTACCGGCCGATCTCGCTACCATCATCATCGGCTCCGTGCAAGTAATCATGACTTACGCTTCCGGTCTACTGGTAGATCGAGCCGGACGACGAGTGTTGCTTTTGATCAGCGACTCGATCATGGCCTTATGTATGTTAGCCTTAGGAACGTATTTTTACGCCAAAGAGAATAAATACGACGTCGAAAACTTCGGCTGGGTGCCGCTAGTTAGTCTTTCCGTTTACATTAGCGTATTCTCGCTGGGTTTCGGACCCATTCCCGGTATCATGATGGGCGAATTATTCTCACCCGAAGCCAAAGGTGTCGCGTTAGGAGTTGTCTGCATTCTAGCATCGTTATTAGAATTCGTCGTCGTCAAAGGGTTCCAAAACTTGGTCGATTGGGTGAATTTCGGTATCACGTTCTGGATATTCGCCGGATTCTGCGTGATCGGATTCTTATTCGTGTACTTCTTGGTGCCCGAGACGAAGAACAAATCGTTGCAAGAAATCCAAGACGAACTTAGCGGTattaagaagaaaaagaagaagggTAAAAAAGTCAACGGAGCTCAAGTCACCAAAACACCGATCGTCGTTAATCAACAGCTTACAACTACCAACGCTACGAACGCCGTTTAA
- the LOC135841644 gene encoding facilitated trehalose transporter Tret1-like isoform X3 yields the protein MKINGTKNSMLSVTAKTERRREGKKFRQYLAAIAATIGPFAVGTVLAWTSPVEPLLTNITAHEPGPYLTQDQASWAGSLIAIGAVFGSLPASWGADFVGRKTAIATLAIPFLISWVIIIVAKSVELLYLARLIAGGVIGAVTATVPMYIGEIAETSVRGELGSYIQLMVTMGILYVYVIGSFVDYVMLNILCAIVPIVYLIFFMVVAPESPTFLMRKNRRKEAEQSLLVLRGDQYDIYSELDEIQEQIDEERKRQQSFKDLFSSKAVIKATIAVMGLLSFLSFSGINVVIFYAKKIFEAGGTKVPADLATIIIGSVQVIMTYASGLLVDRAGRRVLLLISDSIMALCMLALGTYFYAKENKYDVENFGWVPLVSLSVYISVFSLGFGPIPGIMMGELFSPEAKGVALGVVCILASLLEFVVVKGFQNLVDWVNFGITFWIFAGFCVIGFLFVYFLVPETKNKSLQEIQDELSGIKKKKKKGKKVNGAQVTKTPIVVNQQLTTTNATNAV from the exons CCACCATTGGACCATTCGCCGTTGGTACTGTTCTGGCTTGGACATCGCCGGTTGAACCGTTGCTGACGAACATAACGGCTCACGAACCCGGCCCTTACCTGACACAAGATCAAGCATCATGGGCAGGATCGCTGATCGCCATCGGAGCTGTATTTGGCTCGTTACCCGCCAGTTGGGGTGCAGATTTCGTCGGAAGGAAAACGGCGATAGCAACATTGGCTATACCGTTTTTGATATCGTGGGTGATAATTATCGTGGCTAAGTCGGTCGAACTGCTATACCTGGCTAGGCTTATAGCAGGTGGAGTGATCGGCGCTGTGACCGCCACCGTTCCTATGTATATAGGGGAGATCGCCGAAACATCTGTTAGAG GCGAATTAGGATCATATATTCAGTTGATGGTTACCATGGGAATATTATACGTTTATGTGATAGGATCGTTCGTTGATTACGTGATGTTAAACATCTTATGTGCGATCGTACCAattgtttatttaattttcttcatgGTCGTCGCGCCCGAATCACCTACATTTTTAATGCGTAAAAATCGCAG AAAAGAAGCCGAACAGTCGTTACTGGTATTGCGAGGCGATCAATACGATATATACAGCGAATTGGACGAAATCCAAGAACAAATCGACGAAGAAAGGAAACGCCAGCAATCGTTCAAAGATTTATTCTCTAGCAAAGCTGTAATCAAGGCGACGATCGCGGTAATGGGCCTGCTAAGTTTCCTATCGTTCAGCGGCATCAACGTCGTCATATTCTACGCGAAGAAAATCTTCGAAGCCGGTGGCACCAAAGTACCGGCCGATCTCGCTACCATCATCATCGGCTCCGTGCAAGTAATCATGACTTACGCTTCCGGTCTACTGGTAGATCGAGCCGGACGACGAGTGTTGCTTTTGATCAGCGACTCGATCATGGCCTTATGTATGTTAGCCTTAGGAACGTATTTTTACGCCAAAGAGAATAAATACGACGTCGAAAACTTCGGCTGGGTGCCGCTAGTTAGTCTTTCCGTTTACATTAGCGTATTCTCGCTGGGTTTCGGACCCATTCCCGGTATCATGATGGGCGAATTATTCTCACCCGAAGCCAAAGGTGTCGCGTTAGGAGTTGTCTGCATTCTAGCATCGTTATTAGAATTCGTCGTCGTCAAAGGGTTCCAAAACTTGGTCGATTGGGTGAATTTCGGTATCACGTTCTGGATATTCGCCGGATTCTGCGTGATCGGATTCTTATTCGTGTACTTCTTGGTGCCCGAGACGAAGAACAAATCGTTGCAAGAAATCCAAGACGAACTTAGCGGTattaagaagaaaaagaagaagggTAAAAAAGTCAACGGAGCTCAAGTCACCAAAACACCGATCGTCGTTAATCAACAGCTTACAACTACCAACGCTACGAACGCCGTTTAA